Proteins encoded together in one Rubripirellula reticaptiva window:
- the dnaK gene encoding molecular chaperone DnaK has product MAQGEKIIGIDLGTTNSVVAIMEGSEPKVIPNAEGNRLTPSVVAFTDKNETIVGEPARRQAVTNPKRTVYSVKRFMGRRHSEVESEEKMVPYAVLGKADEYVKIGVGDNEYTPQEVSAKVLRKLKESAESYLGHKVSKAVITVPAYFNDAQRQATKDAGVIAGLEVARIINEPTAAALAYGLDKKKDEKIIVFDLGGGTFDVSVLEVADAGDDDQESRVFQVISTSGDGHLGGDDFDEALIHYVADTFKKENAIDLRNDPMALQRLQEACEKAKKELSTLPETDINLPFITMDASGPKHLTMKISRSKFEELIDDLVERCRKPVVQALEDAGMKPGDIDEIVLVGGSTRVPKVRELVKNIFGKDPHQGVNPDEVVAVGAAIQASVLAGDRTDVLLLDVTPLTLGIETEGGVMTALVERNTTIPVEKKNVFSTAADNQSAVTVRVFQGERKMATSNRLLGEFNLEGIPAQPRGMPQIEVKFDIDQNGILAVSAKELKTGKEASVQIKEAGALSEDEIEQMRKDAESNADEDRKTFELVEAKNKASQQVYQLEKLMKENDEKLTDSDKEPMNKAIEKVNKASEGTDVDAIKQATEELDAASQAFSKVLYEKTEAAGEAGAAAPGAAAAADNDDDAIDADFEVKD; this is encoded by the coding sequence ATGGCTCAGGGCGAAAAAATTATCGGAATTGACCTCGGTACGACCAACAGTGTCGTGGCGATCATGGAAGGCAGCGAACCCAAAGTGATCCCCAACGCGGAAGGCAATCGTTTGACGCCTAGCGTTGTCGCATTCACCGACAAGAACGAAACCATCGTCGGCGAGCCCGCTCGTCGTCAAGCGGTCACCAACCCAAAACGCACCGTGTACTCGGTCAAGCGTTTCATGGGCCGTCGTCACTCGGAAGTTGAATCCGAAGAAAAGATGGTCCCGTATGCCGTTTTGGGCAAAGCCGACGAATACGTCAAAATCGGCGTGGGCGATAATGAGTACACACCGCAAGAAGTCAGCGCGAAAGTCCTTCGCAAGCTGAAAGAATCGGCTGAGTCGTACCTTGGTCACAAGGTCAGCAAGGCCGTCATCACGGTGCCGGCTTACTTCAACGATGCCCAGCGGCAAGCGACCAAAGATGCCGGTGTGATTGCTGGCTTGGAAGTTGCCCGAATCATCAACGAGCCCACCGCAGCCGCATTGGCGTACGGACTGGACAAGAAGAAAGACGAAAAAATCATCGTCTTCGACTTGGGCGGTGGTACGTTCGACGTTTCGGTCTTGGAAGTTGCCGACGCCGGTGACGATGATCAAGAGAGCCGCGTCTTCCAAGTGATCAGCACGAGCGGTGACGGTCACCTTGGCGGCGATGATTTCGACGAAGCACTGATTCACTACGTCGCCGATACATTCAAAAAAGAAAACGCGATCGACTTGCGTAACGACCCGATGGCGTTGCAGCGTTTGCAAGAGGCCTGCGAGAAGGCAAAGAAAGAGCTTAGCACGCTGCCAGAAACCGACATCAACCTTCCCTTCATCACGATGGATGCTTCGGGACCGAAGCACTTGACGATGAAGATCTCGCGATCAAAGTTCGAAGAACTGATTGACGACTTGGTCGAGCGATGTCGCAAGCCGGTCGTCCAAGCGCTCGAAGACGCGGGAATGAAACCCGGCGACATCGACGAGATCGTGTTGGTCGGCGGCAGCACGCGAGTTCCTAAGGTTCGCGAACTGGTCAAGAACATCTTTGGCAAAGATCCTCACCAAGGCGTTAATCCTGACGAAGTTGTTGCCGTTGGTGCTGCGATCCAGGCCAGTGTTTTGGCCGGCGACCGGACCGACGTCCTGTTGCTGGACGTGACCCCGCTGACCTTGGGCATCGAAACCGAAGGCGGTGTGATGACCGCGCTTGTCGAACGGAATACGACGATTCCAGTCGAGAAGAAAAATGTCTTCAGCACCGCTGCGGACAATCAGTCAGCAGTCACCGTGCGAGTGTTCCAGGGTGAACGCAAAATGGCGACCAGTAACCGGTTGCTCGGCGAGTTCAATCTCGAAGGGATTCCCGCCCAACCGCGTGGGATGCCTCAGATCGAAGTCAAGTTCGACATCGACCAGAACGGTATTTTGGCGGTGTCAGCAAAAGAACTGAAGACTGGCAAAGAAGCATCGGTTCAAATCAAAGAAGCTGGTGCCCTTAGCGAAGACGAAATCGAACAAATGCGGAAAGATGCCGAGTCGAATGCCGACGAGGACCGCAAGACGTTCGAATTGGTCGAAGCGAAGAACAAAGCCAGCCAACAGGTCTATCAGCTTGAGAAACTGATGAAAGAGAACGACGAAAAGCTGACCGATTCGGACAAAGAGCCGATGAACAAAGCGATCGAAAAAGTGAACAAAGCATCCGAAGGAACCGACGTCGACGCGATCAAGCAAGCGACCGAGGAACTTGATGCGGCGTCGCAAGCGTTCAGCAAAGTGCTGTATGAAAAGACCGAAGCGGCGGGCGAAGCCGGTGCAGCCGCACCAGGTGCCGCTGCAGCAGCGGACAACGATGATGACGCGATTGACGCGGACTTCGAAGTCAAAGACTAA
- the pheA gene encoding prephenate dehydratase codes for MPDPTDLSTDPTDKTSPANDANPSGSVNEIDRALIALFHQRAVKVKSSLALDPGRVVGRVAAASQQIGTLTHNATSATDPLPPDGVASVLRHLSSLCLQSLHELRIAFLGPKHSYSHLATIKYFGDASAMIPVSSIPAVFDAVERGDVATGMVPIENSTDGRVVDTLGMFVRRDMQICGEVLLPVHHNLLSKTPRHEIIEVHSKPQALSQCRAWLAKNLPQATLVEISSTAAAAKLASEQYGVAAVASLEAGREYDLDVIDASIEDNRNNVTRFAVLGKERPERTGDDKTAILFQVNHKPGALADAMLVFKDHALNLTWIESFPSPEAANEYLFFVELTGHRDDAPVAAAVEQLSAQSQRLTVLGSYPKAHL; via the coding sequence ATGCCTGATCCGACCGACCTAAGCACAGATCCGACCGACAAGACATCGCCCGCCAACGACGCGAATCCGTCAGGTTCGGTCAACGAAATCGACCGTGCCTTGATTGCGTTGTTCCACCAACGGGCGGTAAAGGTGAAGTCTAGTCTGGCGTTAGACCCGGGCCGAGTCGTCGGCCGCGTTGCCGCTGCATCCCAGCAAATTGGCACATTGACCCACAACGCGACATCGGCCACTGACCCGCTGCCGCCGGACGGCGTCGCCAGCGTGCTTCGTCATCTATCAAGCTTGTGCCTTCAATCCCTGCATGAACTAAGAATCGCATTCTTGGGGCCCAAGCATAGCTACAGCCATTTGGCAACGATCAAGTATTTTGGCGACGCCAGCGCTATGATTCCGGTATCGTCGATTCCTGCGGTCTTCGATGCAGTCGAGCGCGGTGACGTGGCGACGGGAATGGTGCCGATCGAAAACAGCACTGATGGACGCGTCGTCGATACGCTGGGGATGTTTGTCCGGCGAGACATGCAAATTTGCGGCGAAGTTCTGTTGCCAGTCCACCACAATCTGCTTTCTAAAACACCAAGACACGAAATCATCGAAGTCCACAGCAAGCCACAAGCACTGTCCCAGTGTCGTGCATGGCTCGCGAAGAATTTGCCGCAGGCCACCCTGGTTGAAATCAGCAGCACTGCCGCCGCGGCAAAACTAGCGTCGGAGCAATACGGCGTTGCCGCCGTGGCAAGTTTAGAAGCGGGCCGCGAGTATGATCTGGACGTGATCGACGCCAGTATCGAAGACAATCGCAACAACGTCACTCGGTTCGCTGTGCTTGGCAAGGAGCGTCCGGAACGAACGGGCGACGACAAGACGGCGATTTTATTCCAAGTCAATCACAAACCAGGTGCACTGGCCGATGCCATGTTGGTCTTCAAAGACCATGCCTTAAACTTGACCTGGATCGAATCGTTTCCATCGCCCGAAGCCGCCAACGAATACCTGTTCTTCGTCGAACTTACCGGTCACCGTGATGACGCACCTGTCGCTGCTGCGGTTGAACAACTATCAGCCCAGTCACAGCGACTCACCGTTTTGGGTTCGTACCCCAAAGCCCATCTGTAG
- the clpB gene encoding ATP-dependent chaperone ClpB: MTFRFDKLTTKSQSIVADAQARAASLGNPEILTLHILAAMIDEADGITRPLLDKMKVDIEQLTSTVKSEITRLPAVSGGRQPGIAPELQKAFDASSDAAASLKDDYVATEHLLLGLTRVDCKANRLLKLVGVSDNDVLSAMAEVRGSARVTDQNAESTYQALEKFGIDLTQLAAQGKLDPVIGRDNEIRRVIQVLSRRTKNNPVLIGQPGVGKTAIAEGLALRIFEGDVPASLKDKKVISLDMGALVAGAKFRGDFEERLKSVLREVKDSNGQVVLFIDELHLVVGAGKAEGSPDAANLLKPELARGALRCIGATTLDEYRQNIEKDAALERRFQPVYVGEPNAEDTIAILRGLKSRYESHHGVRITDSAIVAAANLSNRYIADRFLPDKAIDLIDEAASRLAMEKESVPEPIDQIQRRLRQLELAHRQLVAEEEDSAVAKRTEIEEEMKTLERELADLREQWEGEKMGLDDVQAIRQEAEALQHKFATLDVEAKQKQQRGESPESIYQEMLDTQAKQNKLEKRLEEIESAEPNDTAEDSTDRRRLLRRNVTEDEIAEVVSAWTGVPVSRMLETERAKLLVMEERLHGRVIGQNEAVTAVSDAVRRSRSGLQDPNRPIGSFLFLGPTGVGKTELCKALAQVMFDDESAMVRIDMSEFMERHSVSRLIGAPPGYVGYEEGGKLTEAVRRRPYSVLLLDEMEKAHPDVFNILLQVLDDGRLTDGHGRTVNFTNTVIVMTSNAGSQVIQQVTEEGGGEDEMRAAVNESLRARFLPEFLNRIDDIVIFHPLQKDEIRKIVGLQLERLADRVKENGLLIEVSEDAVSEIASVGYDPLYGARPLKRVIQREVENPLATALLKHSYPEGSTVKIDFADGEFRFSG; encoded by the coding sequence ATGACATTTAGATTTGATAAACTGACCACGAAATCACAGTCCATCGTCGCCGACGCACAGGCTCGCGCGGCTTCTTTGGGCAACCCCGAGATTTTGACGCTGCACATTTTGGCAGCCATGATCGACGAGGCCGATGGAATCACTCGTCCGTTACTGGACAAAATGAAAGTCGACATCGAGCAATTGACCAGCACGGTCAAAAGTGAGATTACTCGACTTCCTGCTGTCTCGGGTGGGCGCCAGCCAGGGATTGCACCCGAGCTGCAAAAGGCGTTCGATGCAAGTTCCGATGCAGCGGCAAGCTTGAAGGACGACTACGTCGCGACTGAGCACTTGCTGCTCGGATTGACACGTGTCGATTGCAAAGCGAATCGGTTGCTGAAATTGGTGGGCGTTTCTGACAATGACGTGCTGTCGGCGATGGCCGAGGTGCGCGGATCTGCGCGCGTTACCGATCAGAATGCCGAGTCCACTTATCAGGCACTTGAAAAGTTCGGGATCGACCTCACTCAGTTGGCGGCCCAAGGCAAACTAGACCCAGTCATAGGCCGCGACAACGAAATCCGACGAGTGATTCAGGTTTTGTCGAGAAGAACCAAGAATAACCCGGTCTTGATCGGGCAACCCGGCGTTGGCAAAACCGCTATCGCCGAGGGGCTGGCTCTGCGGATCTTCGAGGGTGACGTCCCGGCAAGTTTGAAGGACAAAAAGGTCATTTCGCTCGACATGGGAGCTCTAGTTGCCGGCGCTAAATTTCGTGGCGATTTTGAGGAGCGTCTGAAATCGGTGTTGCGAGAGGTCAAGGATTCCAATGGCCAAGTCGTGCTGTTTATCGACGAGTTGCACTTGGTGGTCGGGGCTGGAAAGGCCGAAGGATCGCCCGACGCAGCTAACCTACTGAAGCCCGAACTTGCCCGCGGTGCACTGCGATGCATCGGAGCGACGACGCTAGATGAATATCGCCAGAACATTGAAAAAGATGCGGCTCTCGAGCGCCGTTTTCAACCGGTTTACGTTGGCGAACCAAATGCAGAGGATACAATCGCGATTTTGCGAGGGTTGAAGTCGCGTTACGAATCGCATCACGGTGTTCGGATCACAGACAGTGCCATTGTTGCAGCTGCAAATCTTTCCAACCGCTACATCGCCGATCGGTTCCTGCCCGACAAGGCGATTGACCTGATCGACGAAGCCGCTAGCCGTTTGGCGATGGAAAAGGAAAGTGTGCCTGAACCCATTGATCAGATCCAACGCCGACTACGGCAGCTCGAGTTGGCTCATCGGCAATTGGTAGCTGAAGAGGAAGATTCGGCGGTCGCCAAGCGGACGGAAATCGAAGAGGAAATGAAGACGCTCGAACGCGAATTGGCGGACCTTCGCGAGCAGTGGGAGGGCGAGAAGATGGGCTTGGACGATGTTCAAGCCATTCGCCAAGAAGCTGAAGCGTTGCAGCATAAGTTCGCGACGCTCGATGTCGAAGCGAAACAGAAGCAACAGCGTGGTGAAAGTCCTGAGTCGATCTACCAAGAAATGCTCGACACTCAAGCGAAGCAAAACAAGCTTGAAAAACGTCTGGAAGAAATCGAGTCGGCTGAACCCAACGACACAGCGGAAGACTCAACTGACCGGCGCCGTCTGCTGCGCCGCAATGTGACCGAAGACGAAATCGCCGAGGTAGTCAGTGCTTGGACCGGGGTTCCAGTAAGCCGAATGCTTGAAACCGAGCGAGCCAAATTGTTGGTCATGGAAGAACGGTTGCACGGACGTGTTATCGGACAAAACGAGGCGGTGACGGCGGTATCCGATGCGGTACGACGTAGCCGAAGCGGACTGCAGGATCCAAACCGACCGATCGGTTCGTTCTTGTTCCTCGGCCCAACCGGTGTTGGCAAAACAGAACTTTGCAAGGCGCTCGCGCAGGTGATGTTCGACGACGAGTCTGCGATGGTTCGGATCGACATGAGCGAGTTTATGGAGCGTCACAGCGTGTCGCGATTGATCGGCGCACCGCCAGGATACGTTGGGTATGAGGAAGGCGGGAAGTTGACCGAAGCGGTTCGACGGCGACCTTATTCGGTGCTGTTGCTAGACGAAATGGAGAAGGCTCACCCAGATGTGTTTAATATCTTGTTGCAAGTGCTTGACGACGGTCGTTTGACCGATGGTCATGGCCGAACGGTCAACTTCACCAACACGGTGATTGTCATGACCAGCAACGCTGGCAGCCAAGTGATTCAGCAAGTTACCGAAGAAGGTGGTGGCGAAGATGAGATGCGGGCCGCTGTCAACGAGTCGCTTCGGGCAAGGTTCTTGCCTGAGTTCCTAAACCGGATCGATGACATTGTCATTTTTCATCCGTTGCAGAAAGATGAGATTCGTAAGATCGTCGGGCTGCAGTTGGAACGATTGGCTGATCGTGTCAAAGAAAACGGTTTGCTAATCGAAGTCAGCGAAGACGCGGTCAGTGAAATCGCCTCGGTGGGATATGACCCTTTGTATGGGGCCCGTCCACTGAAGCGAGTGATTCAGCGCGAGGTCGAAAATCCATTGGCGACTGCCCTGCTGAAGCACTCGTACCCTGAGGGATCGACCGTCAAAATTGATTTCGCGGACGGCGAGTTCCGATTCAGCGGGTAG
- a CDS encoding leucine-rich repeat domain-containing protein gives MEPLQIERKRLFGGLVLAGTIVTIFLISNLPWAYVELHGRWHGTSEIDGPQHLADLQIPTMAGWPFRYLIRSKIDGESELRYWSWSKLTCNLIIALTAAAVVFLFGTIRDRTLRSRPSRFWIKSLFDSGLALMIIIVPAAIVGNARWQAIEHQKIAAEILKTGNYFTSIWLPKPLANRVPAGMLPWLNRVRQVQCIATDDKLTKRICEIPTLVQFESFRGPDNAASLAPLADRHYLISVGLNWQKITPGKIDLIRQLPWVSALTLAHTDLSADQIRRLDSLTHLRTLNLTYTDLKLADIGKPSWSAKLKRLYLTRPAAGESDQLIVEGWPNLESLSVIRETIYRNSSTLEIRLSDLPKLKTLRMDRIQKHKLFARNLRSLAVIQDDFSPDPYLLDRRYWIPGLGWYEQLELENMPSLLRVASFSRDLTKFRIKNLPNLRELEIGAQLATLVTEDESDVPVNSSTYCQEWVNEIGHFDGPSSVRFTGLKMDGIDFTELANNQGIRSLRLPDVKVTFDQAKRFEGMNRLRNLDLGNCLIEADQLTWFLDHFPALESLRVNGSKLNNLEVVKGHRLRQLHVNTLTDIDSIRILDQPELASYLRVERSPARLEIRNARGMRGLAFSQPWPKSAVVTGLRDLHWFAAGGEEVKDPLLKVLLACPNLDQLILGYPSLSRTGLCRIGELRRLTVLQIPGANVDDSITATWRGLESLWEINLDDNPVGAQTVAWLSTLPSLRSVSLNRVKLDDTARECLAELRQLSGLRLAGVEVGAKDLTSLMSNDALELLDLSQTEISPEILDLAANSPSLKVLILHDCKYDPQQIERILKTNTTVAIDLGQLTAEGPADVSLASASEQLDAEIISELRCRMKDFHQKVRFSETGLIRSQSSFSLHQIGTTVPDPSRDKQDLNTEEQIGPSPGGMAAEDDPNGESNDELADDSEDQIQAPRSLASATDSGRINLDALRTMLNWKPQPATSAALD, from the coding sequence ATGGAACCCCTCCAAATCGAACGAAAACGCTTATTCGGTGGCCTGGTTTTGGCGGGCACCATCGTGACCATTTTTCTGATCTCCAACCTGCCTTGGGCCTATGTTGAATTGCATGGCCGATGGCATGGCACCTCCGAAATTGATGGTCCCCAACATCTAGCGGATCTTCAGATTCCCACCATGGCTGGCTGGCCGTTTCGGTATTTGATCCGGTCAAAAATCGACGGTGAGTCCGAGCTACGGTACTGGTCATGGTCAAAATTGACCTGCAACCTAATCATTGCTTTGACTGCTGCGGCGGTCGTATTCTTGTTTGGCACGATCCGAGACCGAACCCTACGTAGCCGACCGAGCCGATTTTGGATCAAGTCTCTGTTCGACTCGGGTTTGGCGTTGATGATCATCATTGTGCCTGCAGCTATCGTCGGAAACGCAAGGTGGCAAGCGATTGAACATCAGAAAATCGCAGCCGAGATCTTAAAAACGGGCAACTACTTCACTTCGATTTGGCTTCCTAAACCGCTGGCGAATCGCGTGCCCGCCGGGATGTTGCCGTGGCTGAATCGGGTGCGACAAGTTCAGTGCATTGCAACCGACGATAAATTGACCAAGCGAATTTGCGAAATCCCAACGCTAGTGCAATTTGAGTCCTTTCGCGGCCCTGACAACGCTGCTTCACTGGCGCCGTTAGCGGACCGTCACTACTTGATCTCGGTCGGATTGAATTGGCAAAAAATTACACCCGGAAAAATCGATCTGATCCGGCAACTGCCGTGGGTTTCGGCGCTGACCCTCGCACATACCGACCTTTCGGCGGACCAAATTCGGCGATTGGATTCGCTAACGCATCTGCGAACTCTCAATCTGACCTACACCGACCTAAAACTTGCGGACATCGGCAAACCTTCATGGAGTGCCAAGCTGAAACGACTCTACCTGACGCGTCCCGCAGCTGGCGAGAGCGACCAACTGATCGTCGAAGGCTGGCCAAACTTGGAATCGCTATCGGTGATTCGTGAGACGATCTATCGCAACAGCAGCACACTAGAGATTCGGTTGAGCGACCTGCCAAAACTGAAAACTTTGCGAATGGACCGTATTCAAAAGCACAAACTTTTTGCACGAAACCTTCGTTCGCTCGCTGTGATCCAGGACGACTTCTCGCCCGATCCCTATTTATTAGATCGGCGATACTGGATCCCAGGTCTGGGATGGTACGAACAACTGGAACTGGAAAATATGCCCAGCCTTTTGAGGGTGGCAAGCTTTTCTCGTGACTTAACGAAGTTCCGGATCAAGAATCTTCCCAATCTGCGCGAACTCGAAATCGGAGCCCAGCTAGCAACACTTGTGACGGAAGACGAGTCAGATGTCCCCGTCAATTCATCCACCTATTGCCAAGAATGGGTCAACGAAATTGGTCATTTTGATGGTCCATCTTCAGTCAGGTTCACGGGCCTCAAGATGGACGGCATTGATTTTACCGAACTGGCCAACAACCAAGGCATCCGAAGCCTGCGTTTGCCAGACGTGAAAGTGACCTTTGACCAAGCAAAACGATTCGAAGGAATGAATCGACTTCGCAATCTAGATTTGGGAAATTGCTTGATCGAAGCAGACCAATTGACATGGTTTCTTGATCATTTCCCGGCGCTTGAATCGCTGCGAGTCAATGGATCCAAGCTAAACAATCTTGAAGTGGTCAAAGGCCATCGTTTGCGTCAATTGCACGTCAACACGCTGACGGATATCGATTCGATCCGGATCCTGGATCAACCTGAACTTGCCAGTTATCTGCGAGTTGAACGATCGCCCGCCCGGCTAGAGATCCGCAACGCCCGTGGCATGCGAGGGCTTGCGTTTTCCCAGCCCTGGCCGAAATCCGCTGTCGTGACCGGACTGCGTGACCTGCATTGGTTCGCGGCCGGCGGTGAAGAGGTGAAGGATCCGCTGCTAAAGGTTTTGCTCGCATGCCCGAACCTGGACCAACTGATCCTGGGTTATCCATCGCTATCGCGCACTGGCCTGTGCCGCATTGGTGAACTTCGACGCTTAACCGTTCTGCAAATCCCTGGCGCAAATGTTGATGATTCAATCACCGCAACGTGGCGGGGACTCGAATCGCTTTGGGAAATCAACTTAGATGATAATCCCGTTGGCGCTCAAACGGTTGCATGGCTAAGCACGTTGCCATCACTGCGTTCAGTTTCACTTAATCGAGTCAAACTTGACGACACCGCCCGAGAATGCTTAGCAGAACTGCGGCAGCTGTCGGGACTGCGGCTTGCTGGCGTCGAAGTAGGTGCCAAAGATTTGACCAGCTTGATGAGTAATGATGCTCTAGAACTGCTTGATCTTTCCCAGACCGAGATCTCGCCTGAAATCCTGGACCTTGCCGCTAATTCACCTTCTTTAAAAGTGTTGATTTTACACGACTGCAAGTACGATCCCCAACAGATCGAACGAATCTTGAAAACGAACACGACGGTTGCAATTGATCTCGGCCAATTGACCGCTGAGGGTCCGGCGGACGTTTCGCTAGCGAGTGCATCTGAACAGCTTGACGCAGAGATTATTTCCGAGCTGAGATGCCGCATGAAAGATTTCCACCAGAAAGTTCGGTTCAGTGAGACTGGCCTGATCCGAAGTCAATCCTCATT
- a CDS encoding LURP-one-related/scramblase family protein: protein MSKKDPLPSRRYLDMWALPGMHPSNVGIMQQMTTADSNHFTTHMDSVGTVSEQDYETGAWERTHMIGLRTDVWKVDGEEMEDALSVLKDQRRQRLKKEIKKNGRLNAKQQQTLDEKLEADEVMSLEAGDIEKRRLILKLFKTSTDRVRWCGTIEQVTMTEVHNSIGSRRNLLTMVVMLPRSEHVTYIQQNHRTFRIPSVFTFGFYDGKHMHHVELKRKWISIGADFDVNCDGESIGEIDGRLFSFGADSYVDVDAGELSENTGFVDLMTLFTASVGYHKAMRKSVDRRVKATLSGQSHCHVVCNEELRLRHNGRAAA from the coding sequence ATGAGCAAGAAGGACCCCCTGCCCAGTCGCCGGTATCTGGACATGTGGGCGTTGCCTGGGATGCACCCCAGCAACGTTGGGATCATGCAGCAGATGACGACCGCTGATTCCAATCACTTCACCACTCACATGGACAGCGTCGGGACGGTCTCTGAGCAGGACTACGAGACTGGCGCGTGGGAGCGGACTCACATGATCGGCCTGCGAACCGATGTGTGGAAAGTCGACGGCGAGGAAATGGAAGATGCCCTCAGCGTGCTGAAGGATCAACGCCGCCAACGGTTGAAAAAAGAGATCAAAAAGAACGGTCGTTTAAACGCAAAACAGCAACAAACGCTCGACGAGAAGCTAGAAGCCGATGAAGTGATGTCGCTTGAAGCGGGCGATATCGAAAAGCGTCGCTTGATTTTAAAACTGTTCAAGACTTCGACGGATCGCGTGCGTTGGTGTGGAACGATTGAGCAAGTCACGATGACCGAAGTTCACAACTCGATTGGTTCGCGTCGAAACCTGTTGACGATGGTTGTCATGCTGCCACGATCCGAGCACGTGACGTACATCCAGCAAAACCATCGCACGTTTCGCATCCCATCCGTGTTTACGTTTGGCTTCTATGACGGCAAACACATGCATCACGTCGAATTGAAACGAAAATGGATCTCGATCGGCGCGGACTTTGACGTCAACTGCGATGGTGAATCGATCGGCGAAATCGACGGCCGTTTGTTTTCGTTTGGCGCCGATAGCTACGTCGATGTCGACGCGGGCGAATTGAGCGAGAATACTGGCTTTGTTGACTTGATGACTTTGTTCACTGCCAGCGTTGGATATCACAAAGCGATGCGAAAGAGTGTCGATCGCCGAGTCAAAGCGACGCTCAGCGGACAATCGCATTGCCATGTTGTCTGCAACGAGGAACTACGCTTGCGCCACAACGGCCGAGCCGCAGCATGA